A stretch of Geomonas oryzisoli DNA encodes these proteins:
- the surE gene encoding 5'/3'-nucleotidase SurE has product MKVLLTNDDGVHSPGLAALIARVSEVAEVVVVAPDREQSAVSHALTLHHPLRAARIADNIYSVEGTPTDCVNLGIHSLLSFRPDLVISGVNRGANLGDDVTYSGTVAAALEATLMGIPAIAVSLVTRSAGDNFDAAAAFAAALAQTVHHRGLPRDTYLNVNVPDLPADRLLPAQITRQGKRSYEGTIVDKVDPRGRNYYWIGTVDLSFQDVPGTDFHAVSRGHVSISPLHIDLTNHAAIRDLQGWELP; this is encoded by the coding sequence GTCCGAGGTGGCTGAGGTGGTCGTGGTGGCGCCGGACCGCGAGCAGAGCGCGGTTTCCCACGCGCTGACGCTGCACCACCCTTTGCGGGCCGCGCGCATCGCCGACAACATCTACTCCGTCGAGGGGACGCCCACCGACTGCGTCAACCTCGGCATCCACAGCCTCCTTTCCTTTCGTCCCGACCTGGTCATCTCCGGGGTGAACCGCGGCGCCAATCTGGGCGACGACGTCACCTATTCCGGCACGGTCGCGGCCGCCCTGGAAGCGACCCTGATGGGGATCCCGGCCATCGCCGTTTCGCTGGTCACCCGCAGCGCGGGCGACAACTTCGATGCAGCCGCGGCCTTCGCCGCCGCCCTGGCGCAAACGGTCCACCACCGGGGACTCCCCCGCGACACCTATCTGAACGTCAACGTGCCGGACCTCCCGGCCGACAGACTCCTCCCGGCGCAGATCACCCGCCAGGGGAAGCGGAGCTACGAAGGGACCATCGTGGACAAGGTCGATCCGCGCGGCCGGAACTACTACTGGATCGGCACCGTCGATCTCAGTTTCCAGGACGTGCCCGGCACCGATTTTCACGCCGTTTCGCGCGGTCACGTCTCCATTTCGCCGCTGCACATCGACCTTACCAACCACGCCGCCATCCGCGATCTGCAGGGCTGGGAACTGCCGTGA